One genomic region from Candidatus Goldiibacteriota bacterium encodes:
- a CDS encoding ComEC family competence protein, translating to MNRPFLALIVLFSCGIAAGGVVNNNLPAVITVLCVAAAGIIIFRKKMTSVLLITAAAGFVVVSLSILLINSASVDEYLLDMKSFTVRVCGMPERSGGRTYFDGSITGIKTGSRDIKETKSRAPKVRVTVEEKANLKIDHGDILEIEAGLKKPQKAAYKGGFDYSLYLKRNGILYTAYASDFKVIKIGSKTNIIGKISYSAREKLLALIYTHVPAPQAGILEGVMLGSRKSIPANVYDDFKKTGTAHILAVSGMNAGLITVFVFVFLKLLRVKKEISAFIAMFCIWCFALITGGEASIVRAAIMASFILFGYVIQRDGDALNSLCAAGFFILLFDSQSLFEAGFQLSFLAAFGIIYLNEKVSGYFSFLPKWVSETLSATVTAQIFVLPVMINTFNQLSIISVFANLIIVPLSGFATILGFAMWLFGSIAPVLAAPFGAAQWLIIEVMTKSSAVMGQLPLASVSLKSLPAAAVILYYIYFLALPHADVELNYKNLKFKHSLIIIVILVYTVSAFPKKGFAASYIPAQGINSVFYRLEDGSCMLVLACDEGKVSQGLKNTVLSYLRSNGINKIDYAVFYDMKEQANIRAITENFSVGMLYADEGTLHMPDSALEIGAGSHNFYAGKNLVGINPEGVTITGNEEHRFVKVLTPIAAKSKGGVIYMCYPDKGSLSKVSKENKCLYNGSNVSVFGRKPDLPGGYDVGEKGAFEIK from the coding sequence ATGAACAGGCCGTTTTTGGCGCTTATTGTTTTATTTTCCTGCGGGATAGCAGCCGGCGGAGTTGTTAATAATAATCTGCCCGCGGTTATAACTGTTCTGTGCGTGGCGGCAGCGGGTATTATTATATTCAGAAAGAAGATGACGTCGGTGTTATTAATCACTGCCGCCGCAGGGTTTGTTGTGGTGTCTTTAAGTATTCTTCTGATCAACAGCGCGTCTGTTGATGAATACCTTTTGGATATGAAATCTTTTACCGTAAGGGTCTGTGGAATGCCGGAGCGCTCCGGGGGCAGGACGTATTTTGACGGCAGCATAACCGGGATAAAAACAGGAAGCCGGGATATTAAAGAGACAAAATCACGCGCGCCAAAAGTAAGGGTGACTGTTGAAGAAAAGGCAAACCTTAAAATTGACCATGGCGATATACTTGAAATAGAAGCCGGGCTTAAAAAACCGCAGAAAGCCGCTTATAAAGGCGGTTTTGATTATTCGCTTTATCTTAAGCGGAACGGCATATTGTATACGGCATACGCGTCTGATTTTAAGGTGATAAAAATCGGAAGTAAGACAAATATTATCGGGAAAATCTCATACAGCGCAAGGGAAAAATTACTGGCGCTTATTTATACGCATGTGCCTGCCCCGCAGGCCGGCATTCTGGAAGGGGTAATGCTTGGCAGCAGAAAATCTATTCCCGCCAATGTGTACGATGATTTTAAAAAAACAGGCACAGCGCATATTCTTGCGGTTTCCGGAATGAACGCGGGGCTTATAACTGTTTTTGTATTTGTGTTTCTAAAATTGTTAAGGGTAAAAAAAGAAATCTCCGCGTTTATTGCAATGTTTTGTATCTGGTGCTTTGCCCTTATAACGGGCGGGGAAGCATCCATAGTAAGGGCGGCCATAATGGCGTCGTTTATCCTGTTTGGGTACGTGATACAGCGCGATGGGGACGCGTTAAATTCACTGTGTGCGGCGGGTTTTTTTATATTATTATTTGATTCTCAATCCCTGTTTGAAGCCGGGTTTCAGCTCTCTTTTCTTGCCGCATTTGGAATAATTTATCTTAATGAAAAAGTATCCGGGTATTTTTCTTTTCTGCCAAAATGGGTTTCTGAAACGCTGTCCGCCACGGTAACCGCGCAGATTTTTGTCCTTCCCGTGATGATAAATACCTTTAATCAGCTTTCAATTATTTCTGTATTTGCCAACCTTATTATTGTGCCGCTGTCGGGGTTTGCCACGATACTTGGTTTTGCCATGTGGCTGTTTGGGTCAATAGCACCCGTGCTTGCCGCGCCTTTTGGCGCCGCCCAGTGGCTGATAATAGAAGTTATGACAAAATCATCCGCTGTCATGGGTCAGCTGCCGCTTGCATCCGTATCATTAAAATCGCTTCCTGCCGCGGCTGTGATACTTTATTACATCTATTTTCTGGCGCTTCCGCACGCTGATGTGGAACTTAATTATAAAAATCTGAAGTTTAAGCATTCATTAATAATTATTGTGATTCTTGTATATACGGTTTCGGCTTTTCCTAAAAAAGGTTTTGCCGCTTCATACATCCCGGCGCAGGGGATAAATTCGGTTTTTTACAGGCTTGAAGACGGGTCCTGTATGCTTGTGCTTGCCTGTGATGAAGGCAAAGTTTCACAGGGTTTAAAAAATACAGTCCTGTCATACCTGCGTTCTAATGGTATTAATAAAATAGATTATGCTGTATTTTATGATATGAAAGAACAGGCCAATATCAGGGCTATAACTGAAAATTTTTCCGTGGGTATGCTATACGCGGACGAAGGCACCCTGCACATGCCGGACAGCGCGCTTGAAATAGGCGCCGGCAGCCATAATTTTTACGCGGGTAAAAATCTTGTGGGTATAAATCCGGAAGGTGTTACAATTACAGGCAATGAAGAACACCGCTTTGTAAAAGTTTTAACGCCTATTGCCGCCAAAAGCAAAGGCGGCGTCATTTATATGTGCTATCCGGATAAAGGCAGCTTAAGCAAAGTATCCAAAGAGAATAAATGCCTGTATAACGGTTCAAATGTGTCCGTTTTTGGCAGAAAACCGGATTTGCCGGGTGGGTATGACGTGGGGGAAAAGGGCGCTTTTGAGATTAAATAA
- a CDS encoding helix-hairpin-helix domain-containing protein encodes MGTFTTEEKSVIFTILTGAIAGILILAFINPKTTSIQPQSSTKQMLININQAPAEELIKLPGIGPSYADKIIRYRQENGGFKSPEELQKVKGIGSKKYRKIKRFVTIQ; translated from the coding sequence ATGGGAACATTCACTACAGAAGAGAAGTCTGTCATTTTTACTATTCTTACAGGGGCTATAGCGGGAATTCTTATTCTTGCTTTTATCAATCCAAAAACCACAAGTATTCAGCCGCAATCTTCCACGAAACAAATGCTTATAAATATTAATCAGGCGCCTGCGGAAGAACTGATTAAACTTCCGGGAATAGGACCTTCATACGCGGATAAAATTATCAGGTACAGGCAGGAAAACGGCGGTTTTAAGTCGCCTGAAGAACTGCAGAAAGTAAAGGGTATTGGAAGTAAGAAATATAGAAAGATTAAAAGGTTTGTTACAATCCAATGA
- a CDS encoding aminoacyl-tRNA hydrolase: MKLIAGLGNKGTEYKGTRHNVGFMFADFLASKLGFSFTEKNKYAAYATKSIRGVSVLFIKPLTYMNLSGEAVKFFAEKHKISPEDILICHDDMDLPLFTVKLKNGGGDGGHNGIKSITENLGTDKYPRIRFGVGRPERKSMVVDYVLGPFTDDEKKEFEKKFDNLQDFVHNFASLGYEKSAGRFKDLKTEG, translated from the coding sequence ATGAAGCTTATAGCCGGCCTGGGAAACAAGGGAACAGAGTACAAAGGCACAAGGCACAATGTGGGCTTCATGTTCGCGGATTTTCTGGCGTCAAAGCTGGGATTTTCGTTTACAGAGAAAAACAAGTACGCCGCGTATGCGACAAAAAGCATCCGCGGCGTTTCTGTTTTATTTATCAAACCTTTGACATACATGAACCTGTCCGGCGAAGCGGTAAAATTTTTCGCGGAAAAACACAAAATCTCTCCTGAAGACATTCTTATATGCCACGACGATATGGACCTTCCTCTTTTTACGGTAAAACTTAAAAACGGCGGCGGAGACGGCGGGCATAACGGCATAAAGTCAATAACCGAAAATCTTGGCACGGACAAATATCCCAGGATAAGGTTTGGCGTGGGAAGGCCGGAAAGAAAGAGTATGGTTGTGGATTATGTGCTTGGGCCTTTTACGGATGATGAGAAAAAAGAGTTTGAAAAGAAGTTTGATAACCTGCAGGATTTTGTACATAACTTCGCGTCGCTTGGCTACGAAAAATCCGCGGGAAGGTTTAAGGATTTAAAGACGGAAGGATAG
- a CDS encoding 50S ribosomal protein L25, with translation MEKVTIEAEVRQENASVKKLKKEGKIPAVIYGKETKTMPIEIRIKDIEKTVKTLQEGTILITLKLTDHDKKEEKTVIIKEVSRHPVTDEIIHADLHAVTDNKKGRFDVPVFTTGLAEGVKAGGVLEHIARHINVKCFPKDLPSRIDLDVSALMINDEIKVSDIKLKEGVEIMDNPKFPVVIVKGIKVEAAAVPGAEGAPAAEAGKEPEVIKGAPKAEEAAPAAGKAGAKAAPAAKAAPAAKKK, from the coding sequence ATGGAAAAAGTAACAATAGAGGCGGAAGTAAGACAGGAAAATGCGTCAGTAAAGAAACTGAAAAAAGAAGGAAAGATTCCGGCTGTAATCTACGGCAAGGAAACAAAGACCATGCCGATAGAGATAAGGATTAAGGATATCGAAAAAACCGTTAAGACGCTTCAGGAAGGGACTATTCTTATCACCCTGAAACTTACCGACCACGACAAAAAAGAAGAAAAGACAGTAATTATTAAAGAAGTTTCAAGGCACCCTGTCACGGATGAAATTATTCATGCTGACCTGCATGCTGTAACTGACAATAAAAAAGGCAGGTTTGATGTGCCTGTGTTTACAACAGGGCTTGCGGAAGGCGTTAAAGCCGGCGGAGTTCTGGAACACATTGCAAGGCACATTAACGTAAAATGTTTCCCTAAAGACCTTCCAAGCAGGATAGACCTTGACGTTTCCGCGCTTATGATTAATGACGAAATTAAAGTTTCGGATATTAAGTTAAAAGAAGGCGTGGAAATAATGGATAACCCAAAATTCCCTGTTGTAATTGTTAAGGGAATCAAGGTGGAAGCTGCGGCAGTACCGGGAGCGGAAGGTGCGCCTGCGGCTGAAGCGGGTAAAGAACCTGAAGTTATTAAAGGCGCGCCAAAAGCTGAAGAAGCGGCGCCTGCAGCGGGAAAAGCGGGAGCAAAAGCGGCGCCTGCGGCGAAAGCGGCACCTGCAGCTAAGAAAAAATAA
- a CDS encoding ribose-phosphate pyrophosphokinase: protein MKKAKKGHRTDRLLVFSGTSNLNLSKEIVKNAGVELADAFVGRFPEGEIRVKINDNVRGADVFVIQSTCMPTNDNLMELLVMMDALKRASAGRITAVLPYYGYARQDRKDQPRVPITAKLVANVLTVAGADRILTMDLHADQIQGFFDIPVDHLLAAPVFIDYFRKMVEKDNFVVAASDIGGVKRAWYFADKLNTPIAIVDKKRSGPESVEAMHIIGDVKGKNVIIPDDMIATGGTLVQAAKFLKAKGAKKIYACMTHGIFSGQAVEKINDSEILEVVVSNTIPQAEREKVKKIKVLSVGKLFGEAIKRIHDEQTISELFR from the coding sequence ATGAAAAAAGCTAAAAAAGGGCACAGGACAGACAGGCTGCTTGTATTTTCGGGCACAAGCAACCTTAATCTTTCAAAAGAAATAGTTAAAAACGCGGGCGTTGAACTTGCGGACGCGTTTGTTGGAAGGTTTCCTGAAGGCGAGATAAGGGTAAAAATAAACGATAACGTGCGCGGCGCGGATGTATTTGTAATTCAGTCCACCTGCATGCCCACAAATGATAATTTAATGGAACTTTTGGTAATGATGGACGCTTTAAAGCGCGCTTCCGCGGGAAGGATAACAGCGGTACTGCCTTATTACGGTTATGCCAGGCAGGACAGAAAAGACCAGCCCAGGGTGCCTATCACGGCAAAACTTGTGGCAAATGTACTTACAGTAGCCGGCGCTGACAGAATACTGACAATGGATCTGCACGCCGACCAGATACAGGGATTTTTTGACATACCGGTGGACCACCTTTTAGCGGCTCCGGTCTTTATAGATTATTTCAGAAAAATGGTGGAAAAGGATAATTTTGTCGTGGCAGCGTCAGATATCGGCGGCGTAAAACGCGCCTGGTACTTTGCCGATAAATTAAATACCCCGATAGCTATTGTTGATAAAAAGAGAAGCGGGCCTGAATCAGTGGAGGCCATGCACATAATAGGCGATGTAAAAGGAAAGAATGTAATTATACCGGACGACATGATTGCCACGGGCGGCACGCTTGTGCAGGCTGCAAAGTTTTTAAAGGCAAAAGGCGCTAAAAAAATATACGCGTGCATGACGCACGGGATATTTTCCGGTCAGGCAGTTGAAAAAATAAATGATTCAGAGATACTGGAAGTGGTGGTATCAAATACCATTCCCCAGGCAGAACGCGAAAAAGTGAAAAAAATAAAGGTACTGTCAGTCGGAAAGTTATTCGGCGAAGCCATAAAGCGGATACACGACGAGCAGACCATAAGTGAGCTGTTCAGGTAA
- a CDS encoding bifunctional N-acetylglucosamine-1-phosphate uridyltransferase/glucosamine-1-phosphate acetyltransferase produces the protein MKNKRNNEKYKVGKNLKGKEMEIDVAFFSGKERAESSDGVEALKTEKIIKPVNGISAVILAAGKGTRMKSDKTKVLHEVSGKPMLAHVIDACLEARVSDITVVAGANMQQLKSFAAARYNGKNIRFVLQKEQLGTADAVNSVIKAKIPLKDGVMILSGDTPLITADTVSYLIKMFTKKSDGGIIGVSFAENPAGYGRIVRNSEDYVMRIVEDKDADDREKTIKVINGGIYIIRKDSLERNLEKIKVNKAKGEYYLTDIAALMYAEGRPLIPVDVPYRELAGVNSRAQLAEAAKIRNKKVLEKLSENGITIVDFDTVYIEEGVEIGNETVIHPFTVIKSGVKIGKNCSIGPSAHLRQGAVIGNNCKIGNYVEVKNSTVGNNTNVAHLSYIGDSEIGSNVNIGAGTITANYDGVKKNKTVIGDGAYVGSNSVFVAPVKIGKNSVIGAGSVITDNVPDDSLAIARPRQETKTGWVKKRRKK, from the coding sequence ATGAAAAACAAGCGGAATAACGAAAAGTACAAAGTGGGCAAAAACCTGAAAGGCAAAGAAATGGAGATAGATGTCGCGTTTTTTTCGGGCAAAGAGCGCGCTGAAAGTTCTGACGGTGTTGAGGCTTTAAAAACAGAAAAAATAATTAAACCCGTCAACGGAATTTCCGCCGTAATTCTTGCCGCCGGAAAAGGCACAAGGATGAAATCGGACAAAACAAAGGTCCTGCATGAAGTAAGCGGAAAACCAATGCTGGCGCACGTTATTGACGCGTGCCTTGAAGCGCGGGTTTCTGATATCACCGTTGTAGCCGGCGCCAATATGCAGCAGCTTAAAAGTTTTGCCGCAGCGCGGTATAACGGAAAAAATATAAGATTTGTACTGCAGAAAGAACAGCTTGGAACGGCAGACGCCGTGAATTCGGTGATTAAGGCGAAAATTCCCTTAAAAGACGGGGTAATGATATTAAGCGGGGATACGCCGCTTATAACGGCTGATACAGTCAGTTATTTAATTAAAATGTTTACAAAGAAAAGTGACGGTGGTATAATTGGTGTCTCTTTTGCCGAAAATCCGGCCGGTTACGGCAGGATTGTAAGAAACAGCGAAGATTATGTAATGCGTATTGTTGAAGATAAAGACGCCGATGACCGCGAAAAGACAATTAAAGTTATAAACGGCGGCATATATATAATAAGGAAAGACAGCCTTGAAAGAAACCTTGAAAAAATAAAGGTAAATAAGGCAAAAGGCGAATATTACCTGACGGATATAGCGGCTTTAATGTACGCTGAAGGCAGGCCGCTTATTCCCGTGGATGTACCTTACAGGGAGCTTGCGGGCGTGAACAGCAGGGCTCAACTTGCGGAGGCGGCAAAGATTAGAAATAAAAAAGTTCTTGAAAAGCTTTCTGAAAATGGTATAACTATTGTTGATTTTGACACGGTTTACATTGAAGAAGGCGTTGAAATAGGTAATGAAACTGTTATTCACCCTTTTACGGTAATTAAGTCAGGGGTAAAAATTGGAAAAAACTGCAGTATAGGGCCTTCGGCGCATTTAAGGCAGGGCGCTGTAATCGGAAATAACTGCAAGATAGGAAATTATGTGGAAGTAAAAAATTCCACTGTAGGCAATAATACCAACGTCGCGCATTTAAGCTACATCGGCGATTCGGAAATTGGCAGTAACGTCAACATAGGCGCGGGCACCATTACCGCAAATTATGACGGCGTAAAAAAGAACAAAACAGTCATAGGTGACGGCGCGTATGTCGGAAGCAATTCGGTTTTTGTGGCGCCGGTTAAAATAGGAAAAAATTCGGTAATTGGCGCGGGTTCCGTAATAACGGATAACGTGCCGGATGATTCTTTGGCAATTGCAAGGCCCAGGCAGGAAACAAAAACAGGATGGGTAAAAAAGAGGAGAAAGAAATAA
- a CDS encoding zinc ribbon domain-containing protein, translating to MPTYDYQCEKCGVFEYKQSIKDDAFEKCPNCGGSNIKRLVSRGSGIIFKGSGFYETDYKRKENNIKEGNKESCSACEHSKDGSCGK from the coding sequence ATGCCCACTTATGATTACCAATGCGAAAAATGCGGTGTATTTGAGTACAAACAGTCAATTAAAGATGATGCTTTTGAAAAGTGCCCCAATTGCGGCGGCAGCAATATAAAAAGGCTTGTAAGCCGCGGAAGCGGAATAATCTTTAAAGGCAGCGGTTTTTATGAGACCGATTATAAAAGGAAGGAAAACAACATAAAAGAAGGAAACAAAGAATCCTGCTCTGCCTGTGAACATTCAAAAGACGGATCGTGCGGTAAATAA
- a CDS encoding endoglucanase, which translates to MEKILLLLVIGAAAFAGGIFYGFKNGVKTVLPSDPGISYIGRIDFTDKNAPKFDWPGIEIAFNFEGTYCAVMLEDGANHYNVFIDGTRMPVLVADAKIKKYVIAKKLKRGAHSVIITKRTEAYDGIGVFKGFILDKKAKVLPPPVKPAKKIEFIGDSLTVGYGIEGPSVTCEEGSEKKYKNNFLSFASITSRVLGAQAHMIAISGRGVVKNYGESKIPADKPVGYYYKKTLMNIDSLEWDFKSWIPEIVVINLGTNDLSTEPKPDRELFEKGYLSILNTVRGYYPQADIFCVSGPIMGAPLPEYLNSIIKRFKDNKTHFVSLSPVPQELMGCDWHPNAKANKKMAEELVKQINEKLKK; encoded by the coding sequence ATGGAAAAAATACTGCTTCTTCTGGTAATCGGCGCCGCTGCTTTTGCGGGCGGTATTTTTTACGGTTTTAAAAACGGCGTAAAAACGGTGCTGCCGTCTGATCCGGGTATATCATATATCGGGCGTATTGATTTTACGGATAAAAACGCGCCAAAATTTGACTGGCCCGGCATTGAAATAGCGTTTAATTTTGAAGGCACATACTGCGCTGTAATGCTTGAAGACGGGGCAAACCATTACAATGTATTTATTGACGGCACGCGCATGCCGGTGCTTGTGGCGGATGCTAAAATAAAAAAGTATGTCATAGCAAAAAAGCTAAAACGCGGCGCGCATTCGGTAATTATCACCAAAAGGACGGAAGCATACGACGGCATAGGTGTTTTTAAGGGTTTCATACTTGATAAGAAAGCAAAGGTATTGCCGCCTCCGGTGAAGCCCGCAAAGAAGATAGAGTTTATAGGCGATTCGCTTACAGTGGGTTACGGTATAGAAGGGCCTTCGGTTACCTGTGAAGAAGGCAGCGAGAAAAAATATAAGAATAATTTTCTGTCTTTTGCCTCCATTACTTCGCGCGTCCTGGGCGCCCAGGCGCATATGATTGCCATTTCCGGGCGCGGCGTGGTAAAAAATTACGGCGAATCAAAGATTCCGGCGGATAAGCCCGTTGGTTATTATTACAAAAAAACTTTAATGAATATAGATTCCTTGGAATGGGATTTTAAATCGTGGATACCGGAAATAGTGGTAATTAACCTTGGCACAAATGACTTATCCACGGAACCTAAACCGGACAGGGAGCTTTTTGAAAAAGGGTACCTTTCAATTTTAAACACAGTGCGCGGTTATTATCCGCAGGCGGATATATTCTGCGTATCAGGCCCGATAATGGGAGCCCCGCTGCCGGAATATTTAAATAGCATTATAAAACGTTTCAAGGATAATAAAACGCATTTTGTGTCATTATCTCCCGTACCCCAGGAACTGATGGGTTGTGACTGGCATCCAAATGCAAAAGCCAACAAAAAGATGGCGGAAGAACTGGTAAAACAGATAAACGAAAAACTGAAAAAATAG
- a CDS encoding NINE protein: MAADKKTITILLCCAGFFGLAGLHRFYNGKIVSGLIWFFTVGFAGTGTLIDLILLLTKKKMLFD, encoded by the coding sequence ATGGCGGCAGACAAAAAAACAATTACCATCTTGCTTTGTTGTGCGGGGTTTTTCGGGCTTGCGGGACTGCACAGGTTTTATAATGGAAAGATAGTTTCCGGGCTTATCTGGTTTTTTACGGTAGGGTTTGCGGGTACAGGAACATTAATTGACCTTATACTTCTGCTTACGAAGAAAAAAATGCTTTTTGATTAA
- a CDS encoding (deoxy)nucleoside triphosphate pyrophosphohydrolase: MIKVAAAVIIKGKKVLIAKRAKGDSHGLKWEFPGGKTEKGESLKACLKREIKEELDLDIKVGKKFEITKSESIELTSYLCEITAGDIKLNVHEEYKWAEIRSLMKYDFAPADSGAVSKLTGLKINKQVL, from the coding sequence ATGATAAAGGTGGCCGCGGCGGTAATTATTAAAGGAAAGAAAGTACTTATAGCAAAACGCGCCAAAGGCGACAGCCACGGGTTAAAGTGGGAATTTCCCGGCGGCAAGACGGAAAAAGGCGAATCCCTTAAAGCCTGCCTTAAACGCGAGATAAAAGAAGAACTTGACCTTGATATAAAAGTGGGAAAAAAATTTGAAATAACAAAATCCGAATCAATAGAGTTAACCTCTTATTTATGCGAAATAACGGCAGGGGATATAAAGCTTAATGTTCATGAAGAGTATAAGTGGGCGGAAATCCGCAGCCTGATGAAGTATGATTTTGCGCCCGCGGACAGCGGTGCTGTCAGTAAATTAACAGGGTTGAAAATCAATAAACAGGTGCTATAA
- a CDS encoding HD domain-containing protein, producing the protein MINFELHKQLEFIKEIDKLKSIFRKTRIFDNSRHENDAEHSYHLAMMAVILSGYSNTAIDVNKVIKMALVHDLPEIYAGDIMVYNKKQGEISAEDTAAADKIFAMLPQPQGDELKALWREFEEKKTPEAKFAAAIDRLEPIMQNHAHNGGAWAEHKISKERILELNGHIKNGSDELWEYAESLIKECADKGFIK; encoded by the coding sequence TTGATAAATTTTGAACTGCATAAACAGCTTGAATTTATAAAAGAAATAGACAAACTAAAATCAATATTCAGAAAGACCCGCATTTTTGATAATTCCCGCCATGAAAACGACGCGGAGCATTCCTATCACCTTGCCATGATGGCAGTCATCCTGTCGGGGTATTCAAACACCGCAATTGATGTAAATAAAGTGATTAAAATGGCGCTTGTGCACGACCTGCCGGAGATTTATGCCGGCGACATAATGGTGTACAACAAAAAACAGGGGGAGATAAGCGCTGAAGATACAGCGGCCGCTGATAAGATATTCGCAATGCTGCCGCAGCCGCAGGGAGATGAACTAAAAGCGCTTTGGCGGGAGTTTGAAGAAAAGAAAACCCCGGAAGCGAAATTCGCGGCAGCCATAGACAGGCTGGAGCCCATAATGCAGAACCACGCCCATAATGGCGGCGCGTGGGCAGAGCATAAAATAAGCAAAGAGCGGATTCTTGAACTGAACGGCCATATTAAAAACGGCTCTGATGAATTATGGGAATACGCGGAAAGCCTGATAAAAGAGTGCGCGGATAAAGGTTTTATTAAATGA
- a CDS encoding 6-bladed beta-propeller, whose amino-acid sequence MKSIIVFFCIVFLFVFTISSCSKKLSVSEPEPEIGTVNDGDIPTPMATVEMLPSASYAPGSKWGVLGTEDGNFNNPQSLAVDSQDNIYVVDKGNNRVRKFNSSGTFLKKWGSAGSGNGEFNAPDGIALDTNNNVYVVDTGNNRIQVFNSDGVYQAQWGTSGSGNGQFNGPVDVAIDGNNIVYVTDGNNARIQKFMTDGTFIEEWKSAVSGHPYYTAGNIRVAINKSNNYVYVSNNASHIYVFTPDGNLSVNPVWIGWALNVGCESTGIIIRLDSFNIDFIGLDGNRVAYIQSNTWPDINEPFHGLRDIVFDNQGNLYVTDYYTGFNTNRVVKYNKILTQ is encoded by the coding sequence ATGAAAAGCATAATTGTATTTTTCTGTATCGTGTTTTTGTTTGTTTTTACAATATCTTCCTGTTCCAAAAAATTATCCGTATCAGAGCCGGAACCTGAAATTGGAACTGTAAATGACGGGGATATCCCGACTCCGATGGCAACGGTAGAAATGCTACCTTCTGCCAGTTATGCTCCGGGTTCTAAATGGGGTGTGCTGGGCACCGAAGACGGAAATTTTAATAATCCGCAGAGTCTTGCTGTGGACTCCCAGGATAATATATATGTTGTAGACAAAGGAAATAACAGAGTTCGAAAATTCAATTCCTCGGGAACATTTTTAAAAAAATGGGGATCCGCAGGCAGCGGGAACGGAGAATTTAACGCTCCTGACGGGATAGCGCTTGATACCAATAACAATGTTTATGTTGTGGACACCGGCAACAATAGGATTCAGGTATTTAATTCTGACGGAGTATATCAGGCGCAGTGGGGAACGTCCGGTTCCGGAAACGGGCAATTTAACGGACCTGTGGATGTGGCAATAGACGGTAATAATATTGTTTATGTCACTGACGGCAACAATGCAAGAATACAGAAGTTTATGACAGACGGGACTTTTATTGAAGAGTGGAAAAGTGCGGTTTCGGGCCATCCGTATTATACGGCAGGCAACATAAGGGTCGCAATAAATAAAAGTAATAATTATGTATATGTGTCCAACAATGCATCCCATATATATGTTTTTACACCTGATGGAAATCTTTCAGTAAATCCTGTCTGGATAGGCTGGGCGTTAAATGTGGGATGCGAAAGTACAGGCATAATTATAAGATTGGACAGTTTTAATATTGATTTTATAGGATTAGATGGTAATAGAGTGGCGTATATACAGTCTAATACCTGGCCTGATATCAATGAGCCGTTTCATGGATTAAGGGATATTGTTTTTGATAATCAGGGAAATCTTTATGTCACCGATTACTATACCGGTTTTAATACTAACAGGGTTGTTAAGTATAATAAAATTTTAACACAATAG